Part of the Oncorhynchus nerka isolate Pitt River unplaced genomic scaffold, Oner_Uvic_2.0 unplaced_scaffold_17___fragment_2___debris, whole genome shotgun sequence genome is shown below.
CCGTTGACTGCAGTCAGAACTTCATGACCTTTGATCACATGATTTTTGTAAAGTTCCTGCAGTCGACATGTAGGCACAATTTTTTCCCCAGaatgcaacacactttgaaaggCAGTGACACTTAACCAAAGTGATCCACTCAAACGCATCCAGTGAGATGGCTCCTACCATAGCATCTTTCTGTCTGTAACACTAAAACAGAAACAAAATAATATAAGAACGAAATAGAACTGTTTTTATGAAACTTAAACTAAATTAAAAGCAGTCATGTGGATCTGAAAACTAAATGAAGTAACAATCTTAAAACTAATAGAAATAaaaatgaatataaaaacacaataagcttgacacacacagataaaaaaaataaaaaactttatttaactaggcaagtcagttaagaacaaattcttatatcaAATTCTtatactgccttgttcaggggcaaaacaacagatgttttatcttgtcagctcggggattcgatccagcaacctttcggttactgtcccaatgCCGCCCCATACACACAAATACCTGCCACCCAGATACACACAGTAAGTCAGACAAAcatatgctgaacaaaaatataaaacgcaatatgcaacaatttcaaagattttactgagttacagttcatataaggatatcAGGATATCAAATGAAttaattaggtcctaatctatagatttcacatgactgggaatacaaatatgcgtctgttggtcacagatactgtaCCTTAGAAAAAGATAGGTGCGTGGGTCAGAATTTGCTTCATGCAGCGCgaaacatctccttcgcatagagttgatcaggctgttgattttggcctgtggaatgttgtcccactccacttcaatggctgtgcgaagttggatattggcaggaactggaacacgatgTCGTACAccttgatccagagcatcccaaacaagcttaatgggtgacatgtctggtgagcagTGATGCCAATTTACCAATTTTGTTGCTAGATTTATCAACTTTTCAGACTACCCTGGaaacgttttttttttcaaacagcacctagcaacaaatttagctacttttaaaaatgtggaacttttagcaacttttgaaaagtgactcaaatgCTAAAATGCAAATATTTtccctctaaatggcacacacTGTCACAACACACATGCCTGGCTGCAAAGGTGCATTGTGAGTGTCGTCAGCAGTAGGCCAGCAGCAATTTCAGCAAATTGCAAATCATTGTTGGCTGACTGCAGCAGCAGTTGTATGGGTTCGACGAGCCAAAcccaatgaatatagttggtaacgaatgtttgatcttgaacagaacttacaacatcaatcaacatatCTCAATCAAAAGTGTACAGCCAGAAGTACAGAAAAGAGTGGGAGTCTGTACCTGAACAAATGTCAAATCATATTTTTTGCAGAGATGGCCAGTTAATTTCAGTAACGTTATTGTGTATTCTATGTAATGACGCAGTTTTACGTTATcatgcaatgacatcacaacGTCATTTAGCAACTTTTAGCAACAAATCAACCTGCCTCTAGCAACTTAGCCTGAAAATTAGCTGACAACACTGCTGGTGagtgtgcaggccatggaagaactgggacattttcagcttccaggaattgtgtacagatcattgcggcatggggccatgcattatcatgctgaaacatgaggtgatagcggtggatgaatggcacgacaatgggcctcaggatctagtcacagtatctctgtgcagtcAAATTGACATCtataaaatgcagttgtgttcgttgtccatagcttatgcctgcccataccataacctcatcaccaccatggggcactctgtttacaacgtagacatcagcaaactgctcgcccacacaatgccatacatgcggtctgtggttgtgaggccggttggatgtactgccaaattctcttatggtagagaaattaacattcaattatctggcaacagctctggtgaacattcctgcagtcagcatgccaattgtactcTCCCTCaatcttgagacatctgtggcattgtgttgtgtgacaaaactgtacattttagagtggccttttatttttcccctgcacaaggtgcacctttgtaatgatcatgctgtttaatcagcttcttgatatgccacacctgtcaggcgaattagttatcttggcaaaggagaaatgctcattaacagggatctaaacaaatttgtgcacaacatttgagagaaataagctttttgtggatatggaacatttctgggatattttttttcagttcatgaaacatgggaccaacactttacatgttgcgttaatatttttgttcagtgtagctttATGGGAACATGTTTAGTGTGTCTAAGACGTATCCCTTCAAGGCTCCAGCTAAGGTAAATTTACAATGAGATTGTGATCATCCAAGCTTTATCTGGTATCAGGATTTAACTGCTCTAAATTAGCACAATCTAATCTATCATGTCAGGTATAAAAATCACCCCCCACCTCTACCCCGCCCTGCCCAACTGAGCTTAAAATGGTCCTGCAATGTCTAAGCCAAGCATTTGCTCTATTTTCACTGTCCAGTTCAGGTTGGCAGCCGTGTGGTATAGGTGAGGTTGTACAtccatatctgtgtgtgtgtgtgtgtgtgtgtgtgtgtgtgtgtgtgtgtgtgtgtgtgtgtgtgtgtgtgtgtgtgtgtgtgtgtctttctctctctgtttttatacTGTGAAATATATTCTGGGTGTATAGACTTTGTTAcgtatacagtaggtacagtatgtatctatccctctcttctctctccaggcTCTACTGCTGCACGGGTCTCTCCCTGAGGACGAGCAGGACGTCTCCCTGGGCTTCGGGGATAGCAGAGCTAACTCTGAGCAGCAGCTGGTACTGTGTCCGCCCCCATCCTCCTTAGTCACTTTAGATAATACAGCATGTTCAGCCACTCACTGTGATGTGACGGTGTCAGACCTCGGCATGCTATAATGTTTTTACTGTCACTCTAGAGTCCAGAGAAGACGCAGATACTGTTGAAGCATGAATTAGTCTATGTTATCTGCTTAGCCTGCTTTCATGCCAGGTCACTGTCTCCTTATAAGCTCTGACATTTCTCTATTCTCACATAATGCCGCTCATCCCCTCGCTTTGAAGGTTGTAATCCGCAGTCGTCTGGACCAAAGCATGGAGGAGGCTCTTGATCTGAAGGTACAGTGGTAATTGGGCTTAATGTGGATGATCTGCCATAAGAACACAGACCTTCCCCTCCTAATGAAATGtctctgagtctgtctgtctgtctttctgtcctctcAGAGGGAGCTTCTGAGGCACAAGCAAGAGGCACGCCACCTTCAGGCTATTAAGGTAAGACCTGCCAGTCAAACCCTCTTAAGTTTGTTTGGATCATTACTTATACATGGATTACTGGCTTTTATTCAGTTCTCATGCCAGCAGCCCCTTTTACCCTCCAGTGTTcctttacagaagagtggtgtGCTCTGTTTTAGGCTTCATAATGATCCATATGTGGGTCCTTACTCTTTGGTAGGCAAGCCGGCCTCTCTAGCGTTGTCTTTGATCTGCCTTTCCTCATTAGGATGCTCTTCAGCAGCGTATGTCTGTACAGGAGGCTGCGGTGCTGCAGCTGAAGCAGGAGCTACTGAGGTGCAGTATGGGCAAAGAGCAACTGGAGGGGGAGAACGTGAGTCAGATGATATGATAATACACACGTTGACATTTAGGATGAATATTTGACCTTTATATTCAATGGCTCTATCTATTTATGTATTAAAATattcacaaaatgttttgttcATCCACGTTACAAATATAAGTATATTTTTGTATATTTGTAGGCAGAGCTCAAACGGAAGTTGAGCGATCGGAACAAACTACTCAATGAGTATGAGGTAAGATCAGGAACTAAgtgcattttcacaatttcaacaAACTTTAACAATTTTGGATATGATTATGTAGTTGAAATGTATCAAAGTATCAGATATCTCAGTGATATGTCTATAAAACCAGCAGCAACTTGGAAAAAAGGATCGACTACTTCAGCAACAGCAAATGAAACTGGACGATGCTCGGCACAACTCTAATGAAGGAAGCCACAGGGTATGGTACCACAATCAAACTGTTTCCACTGCACTTACAGTAAGTGACATGTATATGTTGTAGCTTGCAAAGTTGGTAAGATTTATTATATCTATTTTTCTTCAGTCATCTAGGAGTGAGAAGAGTGGGTACAGTAACGCTGTGAGCCCACCCCCTGGTCCGGCCTTCCAACACACAGCTGTGAGTCATGTACgcctacagtgcattcgtaaagtattcagaccccttgactttttccacattttgttacgttaccttattctaaaaaacgtttttttttaaatcctcaggATTCTACAAACCATACCACAcaagtgacaaagcaaaaacaggttttaagacatttttacaaatatatatttttttacataaggattcagaccctttgctatgagactcaaaattgagctcaagtgcatcctgtttccattgatcatccttgagatgtttctacaactttattggtgtccacctgtggtaaattcaattgattggacatgatttggaaagcacacacctgtctatataaggtcccacagttgacagtgcatgtcagagcaaaaaccaagctacgAGATTGAAGGAATTgtgcgtagagctccgagacagggttgtgtcgaggcacagatctggggaagggtaccaaaaatgttctgcagcattgaaggtccccaagaacacagtggcctccgtcattcttaaatggaagaagtttggaaccaccaagactctaacTAGAAGTGacagcccggccaaactgagcaatcgggggagaagggccttggtcaggaacctgatggtcactctgacggagctctagagttcctctgtggaaatgggagaaccttccagaaggacatccatctctgcagcactccaccaatcagacctttatggtagagtggccagacggaagccacccctcagtaaaaggcacatgacagagtttgccaaaaggaacctaaagactctcagaccatgagaaacaagattatctgctctgatgaaaccaagattgaactctttggcctgaacgacaagcatcacatctggaggaaacctggcaccatccctacggtgaagcaaggtggtggcagcatcatgctgtggggatgttttttcagcagcagggactgggagactaggcaggatcgaggcaaagatgaacagagcaaggtacagagagatccttcatgaaaacttgctccagagtgctcaatacctcagactggggcgaaggttcacctcccaacaggacaacgacccgatcgaacatatctggagagacctgaaaatagctatggagcaatgctccccatccaacctgacaaagcttgagaggatctgcagagaagaatgggagaaactccctaaatacaggtgtgccaagcttgtagcgtcatacccaggaagacttgaggctgtaatcgctgccaaaggtgctttaacaaagtactgagtaaggggtctgaatacttatgtaaatgttatatttcattttttataaattagcaaaaatgtatttttgtcaTTTGGGGTAATGTGTGTAAATTGAGGTGaacatttagaataaggctgtagcctaacaaaatgttggaaaagtcaaggggtctgaatacattctaaaggcactgtatgtacatttCCTGGGAGGGAGTGTGGgtgggagggagtgtgtgattAATTTAATGTGTGTTTCATGTCATCGTTATAGCTGTCTCTAGAGCTAGAGACCTACTGGAGGTTAAAGGCCATAGCCAAATGATCAACAACCTTCAAATTGGCCTGGCCACGAGTTCTAGTATTTTATGTCATTTTGTGTGTATTAGCAGGGAGAGGAACTGCAGCTGGTGAGGGAGGCCCTGCGTAGTCTGAGGGATGGTTTCTCAGGTCACGACCCTCAGCATCACACCCTGGACACACTGGAGCAAGGGGTGGCCAGTCTCATGGACCGCCTATACACACTCGACACACGCCGCAGGCAGCAGGACAGAGAAggacacacacaacaatacacacagaaGACCACAGAGGTGGGTGCTGTGTGTATGCTGTTATCGTTATATTTTGCACCTGATGTCATAATCATGTGTTTATCGTGTGCACATTGTGACTGGCTGAATTGGCATTTCTTCTAGTAACTGTGACTCTGTCTTCTTGTAGGGTCCATACAAGTCACCAGGACGAAGAGCCAACCCCACAGACAGGGACTCATGGCCACCCAGCTCAAGTAAGATATACTGTTTGTTAcaatgccttgcaaaagtattcatggcatttttcctattttgttgcattacaacctgtaatttaaatggatgtttatttggatttcatatcATGGATAtacagaaaatagtccaaattggtgaagtgaaattttaaaaaataccttgtttcaaaaaattaaaattaaaaagtgGTACTTGAATATGTATTCACccactttgctatgaagcccttaAATATGTTCtgttgcaaccaattaccttcagaagtcacataattagttaaagtccacctgtgtgcaatctaagtgtcacatgatctgtcagaagtttacatacaccttagccaaatacgtttaatctccgtttttcacaattcctgatatttaatcctagtaaaaataccctgtcttgggtcagttaggatcaccactttatgttattaagaatgtgaaatgtcagaataattggagagaaaatgatttatttcagcttttattcctttcatcactttctcagtgggtcagaagtttacatacactcaattagtatttggtagcattgcctttaaatcgttaacttggttcaaacgtttcgggtagccttccacaaacttcccacaataagttgggtgaattttggcccattcctcctgacagagctggtgtaaatgagtccggtttgtaggcctccttgctcacacatgctttttcagttctgcccacaaattgtctataggattgaggtcagggctttgtgatggccactccaataccttgactttgttgtccttaagcctttttgccacaactttggaagtatgcttggggtcattgtccatttggaagacccatttgcgaccaagctcaactgcctgactgatgtcttgagatgttgcttcaatatatccacataattttcatccctcatgataccatctattttgtgaaatacaccagtccctcctgcagcaaagcacccccacaacatgatgctgccacccctgtgcttcacggttgggatggtgttcttctgcttgcaagcctccccctttttcctccaaacataacaatggtcattatggcccaacagttctatttttgtttcatcagaccagaggacatttctccaaaaaacatgatctttgtccccatgtgcagttgcaaaccgccatttcaggttacgtcgatatagaactcgttttactgtggatatagatacttttgtacctgtttcctccagcatcttcacaaggtcctttgttgttgttctgggatttgcactttttgcaccaaagtgcgctcatctctaggagacataacgcgcctccttcctgagcggtatggcggctgcgtggtcccatggtgttttgtttgtacagatgaacatggtaccttcatgcatttgtaaattgctcccaaggattgaCCAGGCTTGTGGTGtacaattttttgggggggtcttggctgatttcttttgattttcccatgatttcaagcaaagaggcactgagtttgaaggtagttcttgaaatacatccacaggtaaacctccaattgactccaatTATGTAAactatgttaattagcctatctgaagcttctaaaaccatgacagaATCTTCTGGaaaatattccaagctgtttaaaggcacagtcaacttagtgtatgtaaacttttgatccactggaattgtgataataaaatgtgaaataatatgtctgtaaacaattgttggaaaaatgactcatgtcatgcacaaagtagatgtcataatcaactttagtttgttaacaagaaatgtgtggagtggttgaatgtaaacttccgacttcaactctacacctgttctgaaaagcctcagagtctgcaacaccaataAGGCAAGggccaccaccaagcaagcggcattgaagaccaaggagctctccaaacaggtcagggacaaagttgtggagaagtacagatcagggttgagttGTATAAAAATATCCAATCCTTTGAACACCACACGAAGCAAcatttaaatccattattaaaaaatggaaagcaaggcaccacaacaaacctgccaagagggccgcccaccaaaactcacggaccaggcaaggagggcattaatcagagaggcaacaatgagaccaaagataactctgaaggagctgcaaagctccacagcggagattggagtatctgtccataggaccactttaaaccatacactccacagagctgggctttacagaagagcgTCCCGAGAAAAATAAGCAaccatgtttggtgttcgccaaaaggcatgtgggagactccccaagcatatggaagaaggtactctggtcagatgtgACTAAAAttaagctttttggccatcaaggaaaatgctatgtctggcgcaaacccaacacctttcatcaccccaagaacaccatccccacagtaacgcatggtggtggcagcagcatgctgtggggatgtttttcatcagcagggactgggaaactggtcagaattgaaggaatgatggatggcgctaaataaagGGAAATTCTTTAgggaacctgtttcagtcttcctgagatttgagactgggatggaggttcaccttccagcaggacaatgaccctaagcatgctgctaaagcaacacttgagtggtttaaggggaaacatttaaatgtcttggaatggcttagtcaaagcccagacctaaatccaattgagaatttgtggtatgacttaaagaatgctttacaccagcggaacccatccaacttgaaggagctgaagcaattttgccttgaagaacaggcaaaaatcccagtggctagatgtgccaagtttatagatacataccccaagagacttgcagctgtaattgctgcaaaaggtggctctacaaagtattgacttttggggggtgaatagttatgcaagctcaagttttcagattttttttgtcttatatcttgtttgtttcacaataaaaaatatttagcatcttcatagtggtaggcatgttgtgtaaatcaaatgataaaaaaaaaacatatattttaattccaggttgtaaggcgacaaaataggaaaaatgccaaggggggtgaatactttcgcaagccactgtacgcATTTCTCAACAACCTTGATAATTCTCTTTCACGCAACTTTATCTAATTGTGTAATTCAATTACATTGAACATATGTTCGGAGCTATTCAGCATTTTAATCAGTTAGCCTGGTTATCTGTAGAGAAAAGGGTCATTTTAATCCAATTTGGTCTGGTCCACATAATTATTACAGACTCAGCCCCCAGGTACCGATCAAATTATTTTACATATATAAGATGTACACCAATACAACACCAGAACCATAGACTCTGATATTGCCTGTTTTAAATGTAAGAGTCTATCTGGTAAGAACACTTTTTTAAATATTCCGGCATTGTTGAGTGGAACAAACTACCACATCAACTCAAAGCCATGGCAACCATAATTGAGGACACTAAATGACTTGGTGTTACCACAGATTTTAAAATGtcgtggtcaaaacatatagattcaatgttgtaaagatggggagaggccTGCTTTTTtgacactccacaaagcaagtcctgcaggctctagttttatcttctCTTGATTTTTGTCCAGTCACATGGTCAAGTGCTGcgaagaaagacctagttaagctgtagctggcccagaacagagcgtcACATTTTGCTCTTcaatgtaatcagagggctaatattaaaACTATGAataccagtctctcttggctaagagttgaggaaagactgactgcgtcacttcttgtttttataagaaacattcatgtgttggAAATTCTGGTTTCAAAAACCAAATAAACActtcacggcacaacgcctctcccccatgtgaactacttgttgtgtgtatgcaCTGACATGTACGTGTACCTGAtagatgtgcacacacacacactacatgttgattttaaatgtatgtatattgtaaagtcttttgtctgtaatgtatttttcgtTATGTGTCAGACCATAATAAGACTAGCTGTCACCATtgcctaatggggatcctaataaatcaaaacCATAACTTCATTTAAAAAGGTCAAAAGCTGGGTAATGATCAAGCCATAGACACATTTTCACGTCTGTATTTAGGTCATGtgtatctatgtaatgttgtaatgtttttGTACCATGGAAATCCCTCTTTCTTATGATATCCCTGTCATGTTttttttatgtatgtatgtactgtatatgtgtttcTTAATTGGcaaataaaatcaatcaatccTGTCTTTAAGCTGTAGCCAGTAAGCAAACCTATATGTTTGTATTTGTTTTCAGAAATAGCTCACTCCCACAGTAGTCCTGGCCTGGACTCCACAGTCTCCACTAAAGTCCTCTACTTCACTGATCGTTCACTCACTCCTTTCCTGGTCAACATCTCCAAAAGGTACAAATCCAGAATCCCTCTTTGGATCTTGATGATGTCCATTGCATATGTACGTTTGTGTTGCATGCTGCCTGTAAGTTGTGGATGCAatgtacagtgccagtcaaaagtttggacacacctactcattcaagggtttttcattattttttaaaattattatttttttttttacaatttcctacattgtagaataatagtgaagatatcaaaactatgaaataacacatataacacatcatgtagtaaccaaaaaagtgttacacaaatcaaaatatattgtagattttagattcttaaaagtagccaccctttgccttgatggctgCCTGGGGTATtgaatgcatgcatgtgtgtcatTGGTGTGTTTATTGTGTGTCTATGTGCTGTAGCGTTGTGAGGGAATGTGCATGTATGTGTCTCTGCACAGATCAGTGTACCGTGATGTCATCTGACACTGAGACTGTGCTGTGCTGTTAGGCTGGGGGAGGTGACTCTGAGAGACTTCAAGGCAGCGGTAGACCGCCAGGGTAGCTTCAGGTACCACTTCAAAGCCCTCGACCCAGAGTTTGGGACTGTGAAGGAGGAGGTAGGCATGTTTTGGGTTACAGCTTTGGGTTTACATTTAGATAGGGTCAAATGTTACCACTTAGGGGGAAATGCCTGAATGACCCAAATGAAAAGAGAAAACACTTGGAATTGGCAATAGTTCCAAAACCCAGTAACTATGTTAAGATCATAAAGATGTGGATTCTCTATTAAGGTAGATATGTTTTTAGagactgtccctgtatatatcatacactacacatacaaaagtatgtggacaccgctTCAAATGAGTTGATTTGGCTATTCCAGCCACAGACACATCTGGGTTTGGggaatgccaggagaacactaccagtccgaatgcatagtgccaactgtaacatttggtggaggaggaataatgctctggggctgtttttcatggttcaggctaagcCTCTTAGTTTGAGtggagggaaatcttaacgctactgcATACAAtgacaccaccctccttttgaagcttccagtctgttattcaaacgcaataagcatgacagagtgatctccagccttgtcctcgtcaacagtcacacctgtgttaacgagagaatcactgacatgtcagctggtccttttgtggtaggGCTGAAAtgtagtggaaatgtttttgggggattcagttcatttgcatggcaaagagggactttgcaattaattgcaattcatctgatcactattCATaatattctggagtatatgcaaattcccatcatacaaactgaggcatcagactttgtgaaaattaatatatgtgtcattctcaaaacttttggccacgactgttcacacaatacccctaattacaaagtgaaaacaggttttaagattttctttgcaaatgtattttaaaaaaaggaaaaagaaataccttatttgcataagtattcagtccctttgctatgagactcaaaattgagctcaggtgcatcctatttccattcatcatccttgagatgtttctacaacttgattggagtctacctgtggtaaatgaaatagacacagctgtctatataaggtcccacatttgacagtgcatgtcagaccaaaaaccaagccatgaggtcgaaggaattgtccatagagctcagagacatgcTTGTGTTGAGGTACATATCTGGGCAAGGGTAGCAAAACatttctgaagcattgaaggtcccaaagaacacagtggcccccatcaatcttaaatggaagaagtttggaaccaccaacctcctagagctggccgcccgaccaaactgaataatcgggggagaagggccttggccagggagatgaccaagaatccgatggtcactctgacagagttccagagttcctctgtggagatgggagaaccttccagaaggacaaccatctctgcagcacttcaccaatcagacctttttcagcggcagggactgggatactTGTCAGGTATCAGGTGCTCCAGAGCgcggcaaaggttcaccttccaacaggacaacgaccctatgcacacagccaagacaacgcaggagtggcttcgggacaagtctttgaatgtcattgagtggcccagccagagcccgaacttgaacccgttcaaacatctctggagagacctgaaaatacagTCCGGTCCATAAATATTTGGACATTGAccaagttattattattttagctGTCTACCACAGCATTGGAGTTGACATTAAAGAATGAGCTGTACATGCAGGCTTTCAGcattaatttgagggtatttacaTCCAAATCGGGTGAACTGTGTAGAATTTTCAGCACATTTTACATTTGGTTCCCCCCTTTTGCAGTTCTGGAACAAAGTCCTATGGACAGATGAGACAAAGATCAACTTGTACCAGAATGATGGAAAGTGAAGAGTATGGAGAAGGAAAGGAACTGCTCATGATGCAAAGAATACCACCtcatctgtgaagcatggtggaggtagtGTTATGGCGTGGGCATGTATGGATGCCCATGGAACTGGTTCCCTTGTATTTATTGATGATGTGGTGACTGCTGACAAAAACAGCAGGATGAATGCTGAAGTGTTTAGGGCTATATTATATGCTCAGATTCAGCCAAATGCTTCAAAACTCATTGGACCGCCCTTCACAAtgcagatggacaatgacccgaagcatactACAAAAGCAACCCAATACTTTTATAAGGCAAAGTGGTGGAATGTTCTGCAATGGCCAAGTCAATCAcctgacctgaatccaattgagcatgcATTTCACTTGCAGAAG
Proteins encoded:
- the dixdc1a gene encoding dixin-A isoform X2; protein product: MGAKQMKCLSSASPAHSPKEKYIIAQSTDTPKEAFISAQSEDHAEPGDNKSELTERKSDTEEVLSLCGLCPATGHGGPEEERSWEEQLECHQEQLEKEMQEARRMVFRLQALLLHGSLPEDEQDVSLGFGDSRANSEQQLVVIRSRLDQSMEEALDLKRELLRHKQEARHLQAIKDALQQRMSVQEAAVLQLKQELLRCSMGKEQLEGENAELKRKLSDRNKLLNEYEQLGKKDRLLQQQQMKLDDARHNSNEGSHRSSRSEKSGYSNAVSPPPGPAFQHTADSTNHTTQVTKQKQQGEELQLVREALRSLRDGFSGHDPQHHTLDTLEQGVASLMDRLYTLDTRRRQQDREGHTQQYTQKTTEGPYKSPGRRANPTDRDSWPPSSKIAHSHSSPGLDSTVSTKVLYFTDRSLTPFLVNISKRLGEVTLRDFKAAVDRQGSFRYHFKALDPEFGTVKEEVFQDGALVPGWEGKIVAWVEEDHGERR
- the dixdc1a gene encoding dixin-A isoform X5, which codes for MGAKQMKCLSSASPAHSPKEKYIIAQSTDTPKEAFISAQSEDHAEPGDNKSELTERKSDTEVLSLCGLCPATGHGGPEEERSWEEQLECHQEQLEKEMQEARRMVFRLQALLLHGSLPEDEQDVSLGFGDSRANSEQQLVVIRSRLDQSMEEALDLKRELLRHKQEARHLQAIKDALQQRMSVQEAAVLQLKQELLRCSMGKEQLEGENAELKRKLSDRNKLLNEYEQQLGKKDRLLQQQQMKLDDARHNSNEGSHRSSRSEKSGYSNAVSPPPGPAFQHTAQGEELQLVREALRSLRDGFSGHDPQHHTLDTLEQGVASLMDRLYTLDTRRRQQDREGHTQQYTQKTTEGPYKSPGRRANPTDRDSWPPSSKIAHSHSSPGLDSTVSTKVLYFTDRSLTPFLVNISKRLGEVTLRDFKAAVDRQGSFRYHFKALDPEFGTVKEEVFQDGALVPGWEGKIVAWVEEDHGERR
- the dixdc1a gene encoding dixin-A isoform X4, translated to MGAKQMKCLSSASPAHSPKEKYIIAQSTDTPKEAFISAQSEDHAEPGDNKSELTERKSDTEEVLSLCGLCPATGHGGPEEERSWEEQLECHQEQLEKEMQEARRMVFRLQALLLHGSLPEDEQDVSLGFGDSRANSEQQLVVIRSRLDQSMEEALDLKRELLRHKQEARHLQAIKDALQQRMSVQEAAVLQLKQELLRCSMGKEQLEGENAELKRKLSDRNKLLNEYEQQLGKKDRLLQQQQMKLDDARHNSNEGSHRSSRSEKSGYSNAVSPPPGPAFQHTAQGEELQLVREALRSLRDGFSGHDPQHHTLDTLEQGVASLMDRLYTLDTRRRQQDREGHTQQYTQKTTEGPYKSPGRRANPTDRDSWPPSSKIAHSHSSPGLDSTVSTKVLYFTDRSLTPFLVNISKRLGEVTLRDFKAAVDRQGSFRYHFKALDPEFGTVKEEVFQDGALVPGWEGKIVAWVEEDHGERR
- the dixdc1a gene encoding dixin-A isoform X3, coding for MGAKQMKCLSSASPAHSPKEKYIIAQSTDTPKEAFISAQSEDHAEPGDNKSELTERKSDTEVLSLCGLCPATGHGGPEEERSWEEQLECHQEQLEKEMQEARRMVFRLQALLLHGSLPEDEQDVSLGFGDSRANSEQQLVVIRSRLDQSMEEALDLKRELLRHKQEARHLQAIKDALQQRMSVQEAAVLQLKQELLRCSMGKEQLEGENAELKRKLSDRNKLLNEYEQQLGKKDRLLQQQQMKLDDARHNSNEGSHRSSRSEKSGYSNAVSPPPGPAFQHTADSTNHTTQVTKQKQQGEELQLVREALRSLRDGFSGHDPQHHTLDTLEQGVASLMDRLYTLDTRRRQQDREGHTQQYTQKTTEGPYKSPGRRANPTDRDSWPPSSKIAHSHSSPGLDSTVSTKVLYFTDRSLTPFLVNISKRLGEVTLRDFKAAVDRQGSFRYHFKALDPEFGTVKEEVFQDGALVPGWEGKIVAWVEEDHGERR